A stretch of Fundicoccus culcitae DNA encodes these proteins:
- the nagA gene encoding N-acetylglucosamine-6-phosphate deacetylase: protein MQQIIKAKYIVLENEVLENHYLVVEDGKFKACVDTLPDNSDVIDYGDAYISAGLVDTHIHGYKNADIMDADPEGLQTIANGIVENGVTSWLPTTLTASVEQLDRACQVIGENADKITGAKVQGIFLEGPYFTEKYKGAQNKDYMSDPSIEQLLKWQELANGLIKKIAIAPERNGVKEFIEVAKENGIYVALGHSDATYFQASQAVENGANIFVHTFNGMRGLHHREPGMVGAALNLNDVYAEVIADGFHLHPAVIQLIVKTRGTDETVLITDCMRAGGMPDGRSTLGEFDVIVQDGMARLASDGNLAGSILKMIDGVKNVVNWGIVSLPDALRMASLNPAKSVGIDNVCGKIEAGYAADFIVVTPEADLLATYIDGEAKYLKV from the coding sequence ATGCAACAAATTATTAAAGCGAAATATATCGTTCTTGAAAACGAGGTTCTTGAAAATCATTATTTAGTGGTGGAAGATGGTAAATTTAAAGCCTGTGTAGATACCCTACCTGATAACAGTGATGTGATTGATTATGGGGATGCCTATATATCAGCCGGCCTAGTGGACACACACATCCACGGATATAAAAATGCAGATATTATGGATGCCGACCCCGAAGGACTACAAACAATTGCGAACGGAATAGTCGAAAACGGAGTGACATCATGGCTACCTACAACCTTAACAGCAAGTGTTGAACAATTGGATAGAGCCTGTCAAGTAATTGGCGAAAATGCAGACAAAATTACAGGAGCAAAAGTTCAAGGTATTTTCTTAGAAGGCCCATATTTTACTGAAAAGTATAAAGGCGCGCAAAACAAAGATTATATGAGTGACCCTTCGATTGAACAACTATTAAAATGGCAAGAATTAGCCAATGGTCTAATTAAAAAAATTGCCATTGCACCGGAACGCAATGGAGTTAAGGAATTTATTGAAGTGGCTAAAGAAAATGGCATTTATGTCGCATTAGGCCATAGTGATGCCACCTACTTTCAAGCTTCTCAAGCCGTTGAAAATGGAGCAAATATTTTTGTTCATACCTTCAATGGAATGCGAGGCTTACATCACCGGGAACCCGGTATGGTTGGAGCTGCTCTTAACTTAAACGATGTATATGCCGAAGTAATCGCCGACGGCTTCCATCTCCACCCAGCAGTCATTCAGTTAATTGTCAAAACCAGAGGAACGGATGAAACCGTCTTGATTACCGATTGTATGCGTGCCGGAGGCATGCCAGATGGTCGCTCAACATTAGGTGAATTTGATGTCATTGTACAAGACGGTATGGCACGTCTAGCCAGTGACGGTAATTTAGCCGGCTCCATCCTAAAAATGATTGATGGGGTTAAAAATGTCGTTAACTGGGGGATTGTTTCATTACCCGATGCCCTACGTATGGCATCTTTAAATCCAGCCAAATCAGTTGGCATCGACAATGTTTGTGGAAAAATTGAAGCAGGTTATGCAGCAGACTTTATTGTTGTAACGCCTGAAGCAGATTTACTTGCAACCTATATCGATGGGGAAGCAAAGTATTTAAAAGTTTAA
- a CDS encoding 3'-5' exonuclease produces the protein MKNTNDFVALDVETANANAHSICSVGIAKFSNGKLIDQYYQLINPEESFRSINISIHGIRPRDVQSKPTFLEMKNDMIKFIDGLPLIAHNAAFDMGALKADYIRYNLSYDMIQYMCSATLSRALVKTVPNHKLSTMANYYQIELNHHHALSDAMASGAILINLMADLQENDLFEFLRRVQYPNLGELGGRGFKKATKKI, from the coding sequence ATGAAAAATACCAATGATTTTGTGGCATTAGACGTCGAAACAGCCAATGCCAATGCGCACAGCATTTGTTCCGTAGGTATTGCGAAATTTTCAAACGGCAAACTAATCGATCAATACTATCAACTCATAAACCCAGAAGAATCCTTCCGTTCAATAAATATCTCTATTCACGGCATACGCCCACGGGATGTACAATCAAAACCAACCTTTCTTGAAATGAAAAATGACATGATTAAGTTTATTGACGGATTACCCTTAATTGCTCATAATGCAGCGTTTGATATGGGAGCTTTGAAAGCCGATTATATTCGCTACAATCTCTCTTATGATATGATTCAATATATGTGTTCAGCTACCTTATCACGCGCCTTAGTTAAAACGGTACCTAATCACAAATTAAGCACTATGGCTAACTATTATCAAATTGAACTGAATCATCACCATGCCTTGTCGGATGCAATGGCATCAGGAGCTATTTTAATTAATTTGATGGCGGATTTGCAGGAAAATGATTTATTTGAATTTCTACGCCGTGTTCAATATCCAAACTTAGGCGAACTAGGTGGCAGAGGATTTAAAAAAGCGACAAAAAAAATATAA
- a CDS encoding glycine C-acetyltransferase: MDSPLTSFLQNEIQAKKDKGLYNEVDILSSENGPIIKINDRELINLASNNYLGLATNPALKEAAIDAINTFGVGAGAVRSINGTMTLHQELETALAEFKGTQAALAFQSGFNCNMGAISAIIDKNDAVLSDALNHASIIDGCRLSGAKIIRYNHSDMEDLRQKAKEAKESQKYNKMMVITDGVFSMDGDVALLPEIVEIAEEFGLMTYVDDAHGSGVMGKGAGTVKHFGLQDKVDIQMGTLSKAVGVIGGYVAGKQLLIDWLKVSARPFLFSTASTPADTAAALTAIKQLKASDQLQTQLWENARYLQKGLKDLGFTLSPTETPITPVIIGDENIAQTFSKRLMEEGVYAKAIVFPTVPLGTGRIRNMPTAAHNKAMLDRAIEVYEKVGKELAIIE, from the coding sequence ATGGATTCACCATTAACATCTTTTTTGCAAAATGAAATTCAAGCGAAAAAAGATAAGGGATTATACAATGAAGTAGATATTTTAAGTAGTGAAAATGGCCCCATTATCAAAATAAATGATCGAGAATTAATTAACTTGGCTTCGAATAATTATTTAGGATTAGCAACAAATCCCGCATTAAAGGAAGCGGCAATTGATGCGATAAATACTTTTGGTGTGGGAGCCGGCGCTGTACGTTCGATTAACGGAACGATGACCTTGCACCAAGAATTAGAAACAGCTTTAGCAGAATTTAAAGGCACCCAAGCAGCTTTAGCGTTTCAATCCGGATTTAATTGTAATATGGGAGCTATCAGTGCCATCATTGATAAAAATGATGCTGTTTTATCAGATGCTTTAAACCACGCTTCAATTATTGATGGTTGTCGTTTATCCGGAGCTAAAATAATTCGTTATAACCATTCCGATATGGAAGACTTACGCCAAAAAGCTAAAGAAGCTAAGGAAAGTCAAAAGTATAACAAAATGATGGTCATTACTGATGGTGTTTTCTCAATGGATGGGGATGTGGCTCTATTACCAGAAATCGTTGAAATAGCAGAAGAATTTGGATTAATGACCTATGTAGATGATGCGCATGGGTCCGGAGTAATGGGGAAAGGTGCTGGAACAGTTAAGCATTTTGGGCTTCAAGATAAAGTAGATATCCAAATGGGGACTCTATCAAAAGCCGTCGGTGTCATCGGTGGGTATGTTGCAGGTAAACAGCTTTTAATTGATTGGTTAAAAGTTTCTGCAAGACCTTTTCTTTTCTCCACAGCCAGTACACCTGCCGATACAGCAGCGGCATTGACAGCCATCAAACAACTAAAAGCATCTGACCAACTACAAACACAACTATGGGAGAATGCGCGATATTTACAGAAGGGATTAAAAGATCTTGGGTTTACTTTATCGCCGACTGAAACACCCATTACACCTGTGATTATTGGCGATGAAAATATCGCACAAACTTTCTCAAAACGTTTAATGGAAGAAGGCGTTTATGCCAAAGCGATTGTTTTCCCAACGGTACCATTAGGTACGGGCAGGATTCGCAATATGCCAACCGCAGCCCATAACAAAGCCATGCTTGATCGTGCCATTGAAGTTTACGAAAAAGTAGGGAAAGAATTAGCGATTATTGAGTAG
- a CDS encoding NAD-dependent epimerase/dehydratase family protein — protein sequence MKNILVTGALGQIGTELVSALRQKYGEDHVIASDLRVLENHPISQGKNFEILDVMDYERFKYVAKRYEVDTIIHLAALLSAVAEAFPKRAWEINMTGLVNGLEVARELNLQFFTPSSIGAFGPNTPKINTPQVTIQRPSSMYGVTKVAGELLCDYYFTKFGVDTRSMRFPGLISYVSLPGGGTTDYAVDIFYEALRKGNYECFLSADTRLDMMYMDDAVQAVIDLNEAEGSRLLNRNAYNVSGMSITPAELAKAIQEEIPAFEISYKIDPVRQGIADSWPDQIDCQSAKDEWGFNPQYTLESTVKEMLSQLNKKLFVAVE from the coding sequence ATGAAAAATATTTTAGTAACTGGGGCATTAGGTCAGATTGGAACAGAATTAGTTAGCGCCTTACGCCAAAAGTATGGCGAAGACCATGTAATAGCTTCAGATTTAAGAGTGTTAGAAAATCATCCAATCAGCCAAGGTAAAAACTTTGAAATCCTTGATGTGATGGATTACGAACGCTTCAAATATGTCGCAAAGCGTTACGAAGTGGATACCATCATTCACTTAGCGGCTTTACTTTCAGCTGTTGCTGAGGCTTTTCCAAAAAGGGCTTGGGAAATCAATATGACAGGTTTAGTCAATGGTTTAGAAGTAGCCCGTGAATTAAATTTGCAATTCTTTACGCCATCTTCCATCGGAGCCTTTGGACCCAACACCCCTAAAATCAATACCCCTCAAGTAACCATTCAGCGTCCAAGTTCCATGTATGGCGTCACAAAGGTAGCTGGTGAATTACTGTGTGATTATTATTTCACTAAGTTTGGTGTGGATACCAGGAGCATGCGTTTCCCAGGCTTAATCAGTTATGTGTCATTACCGGGTGGAGGAACAACCGATTATGCTGTTGATATTTTTTATGAAGCATTGAGAAAAGGCAATTATGAATGTTTTTTAAGTGCAGATACCCGGCTTGATATGATGTATATGGATGATGCGGTTCAAGCTGTCATCGATTTAAATGAAGCAGAAGGTAGTCGCTTGTTGAATCGCAATGCCTACAATGTTTCCGGTATGAGTATTACGCCGGCAGAATTAGCTAAAGCCATCCAAGAGGAAATCCCAGCATTTGAAATTTCCTATAAAATAGACCCTGTCAGACAAGGGATTGCGGATTCGTGGCCAGATCAAATCGATTGCCAATCTGCCAAAGACGAATGGGGATTCAATCCTCAATACACTCTTGAGTCCACGGTAAAAGAAATGTTATCCCAGTTAAACAAAAAATTGTTTGTGGCTGTGGAATAA
- a CDS encoding helix-turn-helix domain-containing protein: MSDIGSTFRYFRKAKRMTLKQTSDGIVSVQFLSRFEKNESDISLSNFLSLLKRINVDISEFKLLSEDLGDKSQQQFLAQYGDAYRKQNLVKLSELIDSQTKLYLNSDNIRHYHNVIILNQRLKKIYGKPFDKEEAKVIFKYLLNSDEWQYYEVSLFGNSTFFMNRSQIENLSHTANKRSLRYDNLQVNSSNYALIMMNVINLFFDQDYLEPIAPLIKDIEYKLSKHNYFYDKNHLNFIKGVYKIRIGQVDEGVELCQESIRLMSHFGASEVANILQLELEALLLRINSEI, translated from the coding sequence TTGTCAGATATTGGTAGTACCTTTAGATATTTTAGAAAAGCAAAGCGCATGACACTCAAACAAACTTCGGATGGAATAGTATCAGTACAATTTCTTTCTCGATTTGAAAAAAATGAAAGCGATATTTCTTTGTCAAATTTTCTTTCATTATTAAAGCGAATAAACGTTGATATTAGTGAGTTTAAACTTTTATCGGAAGATCTTGGTGATAAATCTCAACAACAATTTTTAGCTCAATATGGCGATGCTTATAGAAAACAAAATCTTGTTAAACTATCTGAATTAATTGATTCACAAACTAAACTATATTTGAATTCTGACAATATACGCCATTATCACAATGTTATTATATTGAATCAACGCTTAAAAAAAATCTATGGAAAACCGTTTGATAAAGAAGAGGCAAAAGTAATTTTCAAATATCTATTAAATAGTGATGAATGGCAATACTACGAAGTTAGTTTATTTGGTAACAGTACTTTCTTTATGAATCGTTCTCAAATTGAAAATTTAAGTCATACTGCTAATAAACGCTCTCTTAGATATGATAATTTACAAGTAAACTCATCAAATTATGCTCTCATTATGATGAATGTTATCAATCTTTTTTTTGATCAAGATTACTTAGAACCAATTGCACCATTGATTAAGGATATAGAGTATAAATTATCTAAACATAACTACTTCTATGATAAGAATCATTTGAATTTTATTAAAGGAGTTTATAAAATAAGAATTGGACAAGTAGATGAAGGAGTAGAATTATGTCAAGAATCCATTCGGTTGATGTCACATTTTGGAGCTTCTGAAGTCGCTAATATTTTGCAATTAGAATTAGAAGCTTTATTACTTAGAATAAATTCGGAAATTTGA